In a single window of the Zea mays cultivar B73 chromosome 5, Zm-B73-REFERENCE-NAM-5.0, whole genome shotgun sequence genome:
- the LOC100277026 gene encoding uncharacterized protein isoform X1, with product MTCSCSQPFAQCSFPPPCFRRCEISDDEEELLWDTDNCLRCPPGPTQDQGRGVSGHATKRRQSSSPGPNAPPKKPTWKRFLSMFQNKVKHKPSSLKQKRPSSAMLQECASLVRVVRRTAAECFAPAVAGGDEVDELPCYYMQLDQVSYGVRREAYGPIYLVT from the exons ATGACTTGCTCTTGCTCTCAACCATTTGCGCAGTGTAGCTTTCCCCCCCCCTGTTTCCGCCGGTGCGAGATTTCAGATGACGAAGAAGAGTTGCTGTGGGACACGGACAACTGCTTGCGCTGCCCACCAGGACCAACCCAAG ATCAGGGGAGGGGAGTATCTGGCCACGCAACGAAACGTAGACAGAGCAGCAGTCCAGGCCCAAACGCTCCTCCGAAGAAGCCGACATGGAAGAGGTTTCTGTCCATGTTTCAGAACAAGGTGAAGCACAAACCCAGCAGCCTGAAGCAGAAGCGGCCCAGCAGCGCAATGCTGCAAGAGTGCGCCAGTCTGGTCCGCGTGGTCCGGCGCACGGCGGCAGAGTGCTTTGCGCCTGCGGTTGCTGGCGGGGACGAAGTCGACGAACTGCCCTGTTATTACATGCAGCTTGACCAGGTGAGCTACGGGGTCAGACGGGAGGCCTACGGTCCCATCTACCTGGTCACGTAG
- the LOC100277026 gene encoding uncharacterized protein isoform X2, with translation MTKKSCCGTRTTACAAHQDQPKPEPELLPILMPDQGRGVSGHATKRRQSSSPGPNAPPKKPTWKRFLSMFQNKVKHKPSSLKQKRPSSAMLQECASLVRVVRRTAAECFAPAVAGGDEVDELPCYYMQLDQVSYGVRREAYGPIYLVT, from the exons ATGACGAAGAAGAGTTGCTGTGGGACACGGACAACTGCTTGCGCTGCCCACCAGGACCAACCCAAG CCTGAACCTGAACTGCTGCCGATTCTCATGCCAGATCAGGGGAGGGGAGTATCTGGCCACGCAACGAAACGTAGACAGAGCAGCAGTCCAGGCCCAAACGCTCCTCCGAAGAAGCCGACATGGAAGAGGTTTCTGTCCATGTTTCAGAACAAGGTGAAGCACAAACCCAGCAGCCTGAAGCAGAAGCGGCCCAGCAGCGCAATGCTGCAAGAGTGCGCCAGTCTGGTCCGCGTGGTCCGGCGCACGGCGGCAGAGTGCTTTGCGCCTGCGGTTGCTGGCGGGGACGAAGTCGACGAACTGCCCTGTTATTACATGCAGCTTGACCAGGTGAGCTACGGGGTCAGACGGGAGGCCTACGGTCCCATCTACCTGGTCACGTAG